The Urocitellus parryii isolate mUroPar1 chromosome 13, mUroPar1.hap1, whole genome shotgun sequence genome has a window encoding:
- the Socs6 gene encoding suppressor of cytokine signaling 6 — MKKISLKTFRKSFNLNKSKEDTDFMVVQQPSLASDFGKDDSLFGSCYGKDMASCDINSEDEKGGKSRSKSESLMGTLKRRLSVKQKPKGKGSTPSGGLAEEDTFSSSSAPVVFKDVRAQRPIRSTSLRSHHYSPTPWPLRPTNSEETCIKMEVRVKALVHSSSPSPALNGVRKDFHDLQAETVCQEQNGSLKRSDSPHGDLHLHLEEHVPVVIGLVPQDYIQYTVPLDEGMCPLEGSRSYCLDTSSPMEVSAVPPQVGGSSFAEDENQVDQDLVVAPEIFVDQSVNGLLIGTTGVMLQSPRASHDEVPPLSPLLPPMQANQIQRNFSGLTGTDAHVAESMRCHLNFDPNSAPGVARVYDSVQSSGPMVVTSLTEELKKLAKQGWYWGPITRWEAEGKLANVPDGSFLVRDSSDDRYLLSLSFRSHGKTLHTRIEHSNGRFSFYEQPDVEGHTSIVDLIEHSIRDSENGAFCYSRSRLPGSATYPVRLTNPVSRFMQVRSLQYLCRFVIRQYTRIDLIQKLPLPNKMKDYLQEKHY; from the coding sequence ATGAAGAAAATTAGTCTTAAAACCTTCCGGAAGtcttttaatttgaataaaagtAAAGAAGACACTGATTTCATGGTAGTACAACAGCCATCCCTAGCCAGTgactttggaaaagatgattccTTGTTTGGTAGCTGCTACGGTAAAGATATGGCCAGCTGTGATATCAATAGCGAAGATGAGAAAGGTGGGAAAAGCAGATCCAAGAGCGAGAGCCTGATGGGGACCCTGAAGAGGCGACTTTCTGTGAAGCAGAAGCCCAAGGGCAAGGGCAGCACGCCCTCGGGGGGCTTGGCTGAGGAGgacaccttctcctcctcctcggcTCCTGTGGTCTTCAAGGACGTCAGAGCTCAGAGGCCCATCAGGTCCACTTCCCTCCGCAGTCACCACTACAGCCCCACGCCCTGGCCCCTCCGGCCCACGAACTCTGAGGAGACCTGTATCAAAATGGAGGTGAGGGTCAAAGCTTTGGTCCACTCTTCCAGTCCAAGTCCTGCGCTGAACGGGGTTCGCAAGGATTTCCATGACCTTCAGGCTGAAACTGTGTGCCAGGAGCAGAATGGTTCCCTCAAGCGTTCAGATTCTCCCCACGGAGACTTGCATCTCCACCTGGAGGAACATGTGCCTGTAGTTATTGGACTTGTGCCTCAGGACTACATTCAGTACACCGTGCCTTTAGACGAGGGGATGTGTCCTTTGGAAGGATCGCGCAGCTATTGTCTGGACACTTCTTCGCCCATGGAGGTCTCTGCGGTTCCTCCTCAAGTGGGAGGGAGCTCTTTTGCCGAAGATGAGAATCAGGTAGACCAGGACCTAGTTGTTGCCCCAGAGATCTTTGTGGACCAGTCAGTGAATGGCTTGTTGATTGGCACCACAGGAGTCATGTTGCAGAGCCCCAGAGCAAGTCATGATGAGGTCCCTCCGCTCTCGCCATTGCTACCTCCAATGCAGGCTAATCAGATCCAAAGGAACTTCAGTGGGCTCACGGGCACAGATGCCCATGTGGCTGAAAGTATGCGCTGTCATTTGAATTTTGATCCTAACTCTGCCCCTGGGGTGGCAAGGGTTTATGACTCTGTGCAAAGTAGTGGTCCCATGGTTGTGACAAGCCTTACGGAGGAGCTGAAGAAACTTGCAAAACAAGGATGGTACTGGGGACCAATCACACGCTGGGAGGCAGAAGGGAAGCTAGCCAACGTGCCCGATGGTTCTTTTCTTGTTCGGGATAGTTCTGACGACCGTTACCTTCTAAGCTTGAGCTTTCGTTCCCATGGTAAAACACTTCACACTAGAATCGAGCACTCGAATGGTAGGTTTAGCTTTTATGAACAACCAGATGTGGAAGGACATACGTCCATAGTTGATCTAATCGAGCATTCAATCAGGGACTCTGAAAATGGAGCTTTTTGTTATTCAAGGTCTCGGTTGCCTGGATCTGCAACCTACCCCGTCAGACTGACCAATCCAGTGTCACGGTTCATGCAGGTGCGTTCTCTGCAGTACCTCTGTCGTTTCGTTATACGTCAGTATACCAGGATAGACCTGATTCAGAAACTGCCTTTGCCAAACAAAATGAAGGATTATTTACAGGAGAAGCACTACTGA